A single Halobellus ruber DNA region contains:
- a CDS encoding mRNA surveillance protein pelota codes for MRISDRGRGEEGRERITLVPENVDDLWHLSHVLEDGDRVSGDTTRRIQRDDENLRDTGGEREHLFVTIGVDDVEFARFANRLRVGGEIIGCSREDQLGRHHTLNVEPHDEVTIEKRFKPDQIDRIEAAEEAAENADVAIATVEEGEAHVHTVAQYGTEERFSFTAPTGKGEYARPRSELFEELAAALARMDVDAVILAGPGFTKQDACDYIGENHPEVAGKLTVVDTAGVGDRGVHEVLKRGAVDEIQTRTRISTEAELIDELMERIATGETVAYGIEEVAEAAEFGAVEELLIVDDRLRRERQGDGDWDLDVNEVVESVEQQGGEVTVFSGEFDPGRQLKNLGGIAALLRYRIQ; via the coding sequence ATGCGAATTTCGGACCGCGGTCGCGGCGAGGAGGGCCGCGAGCGCATCACCCTCGTCCCCGAGAACGTCGACGACCTGTGGCACCTCTCGCACGTCTTAGAGGACGGCGACCGGGTTTCCGGCGACACCACCCGGCGGATCCAGCGGGACGACGAGAACCTCCGGGACACCGGCGGGGAGCGCGAACACCTCTTCGTCACGATCGGCGTCGACGACGTGGAGTTCGCCCGCTTCGCCAACCGCCTGCGGGTCGGCGGCGAGATCATCGGCTGCTCCCGTGAGGACCAACTCGGCCGTCACCACACGCTGAACGTCGAGCCCCACGACGAGGTGACGATCGAAAAGCGGTTCAAACCCGACCAGATCGACCGGATCGAGGCGGCCGAGGAGGCCGCCGAGAACGCCGACGTCGCGATCGCGACCGTCGAGGAGGGCGAAGCGCACGTCCACACCGTCGCCCAGTACGGTACCGAGGAGCGGTTCTCGTTCACCGCACCCACCGGGAAGGGGGAGTACGCCCGGCCGCGTTCGGAACTCTTCGAGGAACTCGCCGCGGCGCTCGCACGGATGGACGTCGACGCCGTCATTCTCGCGGGGCCGGGGTTCACCAAGCAGGACGCCTGCGACTACATCGGGGAAAATCACCCCGAGGTCGCCGGGAAGCTCACCGTCGTCGACACCGCAGGCGTCGGCGACCGGGGCGTCCACGAGGTGCTGAAACGCGGTGCGGTCGACGAAATCCAGACCCGGACCCGGATCTCGACGGAGGCCGAACTCATCGACGAACTGATGGAGCGGATCGCGACGGGCGAGACGGTCGCCTACGGGATCGAGGAGGTCGCCGAAGCCGCGGAGTTCGGCGCCGTCGAGGAGCTACTGATCGTCGACGACCGGCTGCGCCGGGAACGGCAGGGCGACGGCGACTGGGACCTCGACGTCAACGAGGTAGTGGAGTCGGTCGAACAGCAGGGCGGAGAAGTGACGGTGTTCTCCGGGGAGTTCGACCCGGGGCGGCAGTTGAAGAACCTCGGCGGGATCGCGGCGCTGTTGCGGTACCGGATCCAGTAA
- a CDS encoding hemolysin family protein, translating to MVNVALSAGRVLVALFLVVLNGFFVASEFAFVRVRSTSVEQLAAEGRAGSAALQDVMGNLDDYLAATQLGITIASLGLGWIGEPAVAALIEPVLASVLPASLIHLVAFAIGFGFITFLHVVFGELAPKTIAIADAGRVSLLLAPPMKASYYLLYPGIVVFNGAANGFTRAIGVPPASETDETMEERELRRVLARSGDAGHVDESEVEMIERVFDLDDTVVREVMVPRPDVVSVSADASLSELRATVLDANHTRYPVVAADDPDRVVGFVDAKDVLRAMDAESEPATAGDLARDVVVVPETTAIDDLLVQFRDERRQMAAVIDEWGAFEGIATVEDVVEAVVGDLRDGFDADAGEHSIRARAGGVYDADGSVTLSVVNGTLGTDFEGDGFETLGGLVLDRLNSAPTVGDAVRADGFDIEVRSVDGARISTLRIERVDDDEVPAESSAPDG from the coding sequence ATGGTAAACGTCGCCCTCTCGGCCGGTCGGGTGCTCGTCGCGCTGTTCCTGGTGGTCTTGAACGGCTTCTTCGTGGCCTCGGAGTTCGCCTTCGTCCGCGTTCGCTCCACGTCGGTCGAGCAGTTGGCCGCGGAGGGTCGCGCGGGCTCGGCCGCCCTCCAGGACGTGATGGGGAACCTCGACGACTACCTCGCGGCGACGCAACTCGGCATAACGATCGCGTCGCTCGGGCTCGGATGGATCGGCGAGCCCGCGGTGGCGGCGCTGATCGAGCCGGTGTTGGCGTCGGTGCTTCCGGCGTCGCTGATCCACCTCGTCGCGTTCGCGATCGGGTTCGGATTCATCACGTTCCTCCACGTCGTCTTCGGCGAACTCGCGCCGAAGACGATCGCCATCGCCGACGCCGGCCGGGTGTCGCTGTTGCTCGCGCCGCCGATGAAAGCGTCGTACTACCTGCTGTACCCCGGGATCGTCGTGTTCAACGGCGCCGCCAACGGGTTCACGCGGGCCATCGGTGTCCCGCCGGCCTCGGAGACCGACGAGACGATGGAGGAACGGGAGCTCCGCCGCGTGCTCGCACGCTCCGGGGACGCGGGCCACGTCGACGAGAGCGAGGTCGAGATGATCGAGCGCGTGTTCGACCTCGACGACACGGTGGTCCGCGAGGTGATGGTGCCCCGGCCCGACGTGGTGAGCGTCTCCGCCGACGCGTCGCTGTCCGAACTGCGTGCGACGGTCCTCGACGCCAACCACACCCGGTATCCGGTTGTCGCGGCCGACGACCCGGACCGCGTCGTCGGGTTCGTCGACGCGAAGGACGTGTTGCGTGCGATGGACGCGGAGTCGGAGCCTGCGACCGCGGGCGACCTCGCACGCGACGTCGTCGTCGTGCCGGAGACGACGGCGATCGACGACCTGCTCGTGCAGTTCCGGGACGAGCGCCGGCAGATGGCCGCCGTCATCGACGAGTGGGGGGCCTTCGAGGGCATCGCGACCGTCGAAGACGTCGTCGAGGCCGTCGTGGGCGACCTCCGCGACGGGTTCGACGCCGACGCCGGGGAGCACTCGATCCGGGCACGCGCCGGCGGCGTCTACGACGCCGACGGCTCGGTCACGCTGTCGGTCGTCAACGGAACCCTGGGTACTGACTTCGAGGGCGACGGGTTCGAGACGCTCGGTGGGCTGGTGTTGGACCGCCTGAACAGCGCCCCGACAGTGGGTGACGCCGTCCGGGCGGACGGCTTCGACATCGAGGTGCGGAGCGTCGACGGGGCACGGATCTCGACGCTGCGGATCGAACGCGTGGACGACGACGAGGTGCCGGCGGAGTCGAGTGCGCCGGACGGATAA